From Aegilops tauschii subsp. strangulata cultivar AL8/78 chromosome 5, Aet v6.0, whole genome shotgun sequence:
AGCCTCCTTCCCTAGCTCTAGGCCCATGGCATGGCTGTAAGTCTGGGCTAACGCTAGGGCGGATCTGAACGGGGTCTAGGATGACAAATTGTCTTTTCCTATATCGAGCATGTAACAGAAGGAGCTTCAATATGAACAGCACATTGCCAGATGCATTTTTCCTTCACTGAGATCAGGAAAAAATGGTCATTCAACCTTAgggaaatccccccccccccccaaaaaaaagggCAAGCCGGGACTTGAACCCGGGTCTCTCGGGTGAGAGCCGAGTATCCTAACCAACTAGACTATGACGGAGTCATGCTAATCGTTGCTATACATTCACCTAAGTAGCCGTACGCACTCCAGACAAAATTGCACGAACTTAGTTGCTCGGCACTTGGACTGGGAGGCCAGTCAGTCTTTGCACCACAAAACAGCCTGAACAATAGAGCTAATGGGCACGAACCGAACCGCAACTTTGCTTGATCCAGACATGGGTACCAGCACTGCCTGAATCAAGCAACTTTGCTTGATTCAATATCTTGAAATCATCAAACGTTTGTCTCTCAGTCAAAGAAACACCTGAAAATTGGCCATCAAATCAGCTCTCAAGCATCTAGCTTGCTAAGGTTTAGCTTTTGACCTCCCCTGTGGTACAACCCCTGCTAAACGTATAAAATGCAATATGGACATCTGGCAAATCTTACCAATTTTGTATGTATGGGGCTCGATTTTCTGTTAAGCTTCAAAAATGAGCACGGGCGACGTGAATCAAAACTCATGACCTCTTCCTTCAAAGAGAACTGCACTGATCAAATAGGACATCTTAACACTCATGTCTATttactttttcttttcttttcttcttctacAGTTCGTGGAAGCCCCGGGTTCCGTTGGGCCGGCCCATGGGCGACATGGTCGATCGTGGCGGCACGCAAGTAGTGATTGGTGTGTGGGTTTAGGGCGTCTCCAAAGGAGACCCTCAAAGCTCTGGTATATGTCTGGGTTGTGGTGACCGCAAGGTGCATACCGGACTTTGAGCCGGTATACACCTTGAGGGGTACTGGCTATTCATCTTGGCAGAGAATAAATTGCGTGAAATcgaaaaaaatccacaaaaaatcATCCCAAGACGACCACCTCGGAAGTAGTCCGATGTTGGAGCTCGGTTGCGAATGGTTGGCCACAAGACGACGAAATTCTTCAACATCAATACCTTCAGGAAGGGAGCGACACTAGCCGTCGTCACCTGATCCAATCATAAGGCCagaatctaggttttcaccctgaagaatcAGTCCAAGCATATCCGAGCAatgtcttcaacaaggtaactAAGTAAATAAACATCATCATTGCCTGGTATAATCACTCGGGTCTGACCTAGGCTTTCGCCTCGGAGCTCTAGACTGGATGCTCGAGTGGCACCGTCATCGAAGTCCACATGCGTTTTCACCAACACTTTTCGACGACCCCAACAGGTACATGTGATGCAATTGCCGCCACTGCTCAACCTTCCCTCTACATCAAGTCGTTGTCAATAATTTGTATCTCGTCGCCGAAGAGTTCCATAACCATCGCTGTCGTGGAGCCGTAGGAAGTTAGTCTAGAAATTTGCAGTTACCACCAGCGTAAGACGTGGACCATAGCGTGGAGCCAGATCTAGCCGCATGGTCATAGGAAGTTGAGCGCGGCACGATCACAGCGGGGTCCAAATCTAGCCATTCCCGACCAGGTCCAGCGACTCCGCGTACACCATCCTACCTCTAAACTCTAATGTCCCTCACACGCAGACCGACTTTGGCAGGAGTGACGACGCCCAACACCTGGAGCCCGCACAGGAGTTCTGTCGTTGAGGACTACCACGACGTAGACTAGTGCCCTCCAGCAGTAGCCATCAGCTCCAGTCCCGGCAACCACATCGGCCATCATTGTCACCGCAAGGTGCCGCCCTAGACATACTTGCTCTGCCAAATCAGCCAAGAACCATCAACCAACACACAGGAGCAGGCGGATTAGGTCCCGTTGCCGCCATCCCAACATGGGCTTTGTCCGGCGGCTCTGACCGACGGCGGCGAGGAGGGGCAAGAGAGGAGAAGGTGgcggtggtgggggggggggggggggggggttggggagCCACCCCGAGTCGCCCTAGGTTAGAGCAACACGGGAGCGTTTCAGTTTGTCTCCATAAAATGGGGGCATAATTTCACTTCCCGGGCCTATGCACCAATTACGGATGCATACTGTCTTCTACGCATAAGTATAAGGATTTTTAGTCTCGGTTACGCACCATGCCCCTCAAAgataagagcatctccactcgtTTGCCCCCGAGGAGGCATTTTTCATCGCTTGGGGGCACCAGCAAATTTTTGGTCCCGGGGGGATCCACTCGTTACGCCCCCCATGGGCTCTGCTCGCGGAGGCAGCGGCATTTCGTCGAGCGGGTCGCAGACGGCGTCATGGCGGAGCACACGGACGAGCATGGGCGGCCGTACTCCCTGTCCTGCGCGGCCACGGGCACGGAACCCTCCTCAGCGCCCTTCCATGCGTCCTCGCAGCTCTCCGACGCGCCCAGCGCCGCCATGAGCTGTTGTAGGGCCTTGCCGTACACGCGGGCCTGCAGGTTGTCGAGCGCGTCCCGGAGCAGGTCCGCCGCGCCGCCGTACCGCTCCAGGCAGTGGCGCTCGGCCAGGTCGGAGATCTTAGACTCGGTGgaggcggcgtggtcgatggcgAGCTTCGTGGCCAGGACGGCCAGGTCATGGATGCCGGCAGCGTCGGGGCTGCGCGGGTCGACGAAGAGCGACGCGCACGCACACTACTTCCAGCCCGTGCAAGAAGGACGGCAGGTGGAGGTTGGGCATGCTGGACACGAGCTCCACCAGCCACGGGCACACGCGCTTCACGTTCTGGAGGTTGGCTCCACCAGCCACGGGCACACTCGCCAACGCACAGCTGCTTGCCGCTGCCGACCGTCAACGGCGCGCACCGGCGTGTGCGAGGTCAAAGATGCAGGTGCCAGCTTCGAGGGAGCTGCAGCTGGTGCGCCTCGAGCAAGGACGACAGGTCTGGCATCGACGAGGACCAGCAGCGCGCGCGGGGGCTGGGCGGACGGGTTCTCCACGGAGGACCTCGGCTGTGTGCGTGCCCCGTCGGCTCCGTCCTCCGGCGACGAGGCTGAGGCGGCCGGGCGGCCGGGCTGCAGGGAGCACGGCGGCGAGGCTGAGGCGAACGGGCTGCAGGGAGCACGGCGGCGAGGCTGAGGCGGCCGGGcggctgggcgtgggcggccctCCGGCGACGGACACAAGAGCGGAGCGGCGTGGCAGGCGGCGGGGACGGGAGTGGAGGGCTTCCATGCCGTGTCCGTGTGTGCgtggagggagagagaggagggagcacGTGTGTGGGCCAGTGAGGAAAGGTAAGGGGACAGGAGAGAGACGCTGGCAGGTGGGCCAGCGCCTACAAAATGGCAAAATTAGGCGCCTAGGAGCCCCCGGTGCGCTGGGTGTGGCATGGGATCGCCGGCGCATATTTTTGCTCTTGCCGGCGAAAAACAAGGACTTGGTGGTACGAGTGGGGCGTTTTTTGCACGCAGACACCCAAAAAGTGGCTTGGGGGCTCCTTGGGGGCAtgagtggagatgctctaaatGCGTGAGTCCCAAGAAAGTATGGTCCTCATGAATAAATAGAAATCTAAATTCGCCTCCGTGAGAATTTGAATCCAGGTGTTGGGTTTGTAGATCCATTCCCCAACCAGTTGAGCGAGGCTCACTCCCACTACTATTGTTAGTGGATCACATAGTTGCCAGGTAAAGATGCCCCAAAGAGAAGAGGTATTTATGCGTTGGTTCAATAATATATGGTCAAATTAATTTTGCTCTGGAATCTTAATCGTGCTGGGTATGTTTGTTGTTTAGAAAGTGTAATACACTTCACATCTCTATTATTAAAGCAGAATCGAACATCCTGATGGTTCAACCTTGTGTGATTTGCACGCAGAAAAAAATCGACCATACAAAAGAACCCCACGTTCCAAAGCAGCGGAAACCAGAAGAGAAAAAAAACGCCCTCAATCTACAGATCTCTCTCCCGAACCCGAACCACCCTGCCGGCACCCCTGCACTCTCCCTCTCCTCAACCGCGCATCTCATCTAGGCCTCGGCCTCAACCCAaaaatgctacacctacgtaatcttTTACGAAGGGAAAACGATTGTTTTCATCCAGTTGATTTCTCCCTCCCGTAAACCGCTCCCTCTGCTCGACACGTGTCGTACTGGCCCACGCATCGCTCTCCATTCTTATCCCTTCGCACGAACCACAGGCCGCACAAACCACGCCTTTTCCTCTGCTTCATCCCCTACCTTTTTCTCCAGCTTCTGGATCTCGCCATTTCTCCGCTCCGGCAGCTCGTGCCCCGCTGTTACGCACAACTAGCTGCTGCAGGGAGGGGGGAGTGCTGCGGTGATGGAGTTGCGGCACGCGGGGGAGagggcggaggaggaggcagccagtGCTGCAATGGAGCACCGCTGCGCCCGTGGCGGCGCGACACTGAAGCTTCCCCGGTGGGCAATCGGGGGTGCTGCGATGGGAGATGCGACGGCTGCCGGAGCTGCAGTGAAGCGCCTCCGGAGCTGCAATGAAGCGCCGCCGGAGTTGATACAAGCGCTGCCGGAGTTGCAACGAAGCTCGCCGGAGTTGCAACGAAGCTCGCCGGAGTTTCAAGGAAGCACCATGGAGCCGTTGAAGCTTCGTCGGCGCTGCAATGGAGCATGGCTGGCGCCGCATTGAAGCGCCGCGGGGATCGCCGGAGTTGCAACATAGCTCGCCGGAGTTGATACAAGCGCTGCCGGAGCTGCAATGGAGCGTGGCTGGCGCTGCATTAAAGCGTCGCGGGGATCGCCGGAGTTGCAATGAAGCGCCGCGGCGGGTTGTCGGAGGTGCAATGAGCGCCACCCGGGCGCCGTCGGTGCTGCCTTGGAGTTGTTGCCATGACTTGGTCGTGGTGTTGTCCGATCCTGCGGCTGGGAGTGTCAGATCGGACGGCTCTGGGGGCGACCTAAATTTGTAACAAATCATCCAGCTTACGCCTAGCATGGCCCTTTACGAAGCCTTAAGTAAACCCTTTGATCGCTAATCAAACTGttccccctgattttcagggtGGGCCTGTGCCCCAACTAAGGCCCAATATAAAACAGCCACCTCGGATAGTACGTAAGTTACGTATAAGTCGTTACGTAGGTGTAGCTTTACTAGCCTCAACCCGCCCTTCTCCACTGCTAGTGGCTCGTGGGTTGTGTGGACGGCTGCGGGCGTCAGGCCATTGGAAGAGCGTCCTTGGAGGGGATGGCTGTATCAGCCTTGTCCTTGGAGTTGGAGGACATGTCTTTCTTGGACGATGACCTCGAGGACGGCTCAGCACGTGGTCGCAGGAGTGCACGGCAACAGCATCGGCAGCGCGGGGTCTCGCAGGAGTGCGCGCAGCAGCCGATCAGGGCGGCAATGACGGCCTCGTCATGGGACATCGACCGATCTAGCGGCGATAGCATGGGCCGTCGCGGTGGTGAGGACAAGCTCGGAAGAGGAGTAGGTCACTATGAGAACCTTGTTCAGCCACACTCCTCCGGCAACGGCAGGTTGGAAATATCTGAGATGTGTCCTATCCGCCTCCAGTAAATATTTCGTGATGTGCTCCTTGGTGAGTCCGTATGTGATTGTTTGTTTTGCACTATATTCGGCACTGTTATTTGTTCATGTAATCATGTTATAAGCTGCCCATTTGAGACGTGAGCAATATAGAAATTATGAGATGGCTAATGTTTCAATGTATTGATTTGACCCTTATAGAGTACAACGTAGAAGAGGCTTGGAGTACAAGGAAAAATATTGTGTGTTTAAACTAAGTCTATCTCTATATCCTTATCTCTAGCTAATCATGTTTATACTTCTAACATTCGCCCTCAGTCGTAGCGGGAGTGAAACGGACAATTACGACTGAATTTGAAGTATTGTGCTTCCGTCGTCTTTTCCGCCGCGCCATCATCAACTGCGTCTCTGATGGGTGATGGGTCGGCACCTAGGGCGGCGACTGCGTCCCCTTTTGGTGCCTTCCTCGTCTCTCCTCCGTTCCCTCCCGCAGTCACGACGGGAGTGGCGTGGACACTAGTGATGACGCGGACGCTGTTGACTGGAGTGGTTGCCGATGTGTTGCTGTAGACCAAGCCATTAATTTCGATGTCGAGGTAGCCGATCACGGTGATGTAgccgtggttgatgtagtcgtggTCGA
This genomic window contains:
- the LOC120964922 gene encoding uncharacterized protein → MEALHSRPRRLPRRSALVSVAGGPPTPSRPAASASPPCSLQPVRLSLAAVLPAARPPGRLSLVAGGRSRRGTHTAEVLRGEPCACASLFVDPRSPDAAGIHDLAVLATKLAIDHAASTESKISDLAERHCLERYGGAADLLRDALDNLQARVYGKALQQLMAALGASESCEDAWKGAEEGSVPVAAQDREYGRPCSSVCSAMTPSATRSTKCRCLREQSPWGA